The nucleotide sequence ACCCCTTATAACCTGCAATGCGTCTCTCACTCTCGTCTCACAAAGGTACAGTACCAATTATTGCTTGCAACATTTCAGTACTAAACACTGAAACGTGGAATTAATTGAAGATGCTGGGAAAGTGCTTAGTCAGACATAAACCAGGGAGGAGGGTATTTTGGAGCACATTCTATTGGCTGCAAGGAACAAAGTTGTTTTCGTTATCATTTTGGAGTAACATACTTTGCAGTAGTTAAACGCCTGATCTGTCTGAATACTATGGCAAATCAAACCAAGGTGAATCAATGAGGAACGTTAAGTAAGATATGAGAAAATGACGTATCACGTGCACTAATGTACTTTTCTTTCCTTTCGCCTATTATTTTAGGAGTTCGTGCTCTTGGAGGGTTCGAATCGGTATGTACCTTTTGACTGTATAGTCCACATCTCTGCGTACTTTACAGCATAAGAAAAGTGGCAATTCCTTTTGACAATGTAAATAAATAACCTACGTTGCTTCTTCCAGCGTTTGCTCTGAAAGGTATTGAATTGGGACCAAGTCCCAGTCAATCTTATCAAAGATGGGGGTCAGCAGGTAACTTCCTCAGGCTTTTGTTTTTGGTAGAGGTATTGAACATCAATGGTGTAAAATATATGTTCTCATACTGTACACATCCGTTTACAGAACAATACAAGGGGTTAAACCCTATGCAACAAGTGCCTGCTGTCCAAATTGATGGCATCACGCTGTCACAGTCGGTGAGTCCAATGATGTTATTAGTTTGTCAGTGTTTCAACAGTGATGTACTTCTGATAAAAGTTAAACGACAACTTAAATCTAACTCCAAATTCCCCGAATGTAACATTGACAAGACTAATCCACTCCCCCTCAGCTGGCAGTGATCCAGTACATTGAGGAGACCAGAACAGGACACAGGCTTCTCCCTGCAGACCCAAAGAAACGTGCCCAGGTGCGCATGATCTCTGACCTTATCACCTCTGGGATCCAGCCTGTGCAGGTAAGTGAATTACAGCACAAAGTAAATGGATAAACAAGAGAAAAGTATATAACCAATTGAAGGCACACAGTCCACTGCAGATCTGACCAAGTTTGCAACACAAACTTTGTTTACTGTATGGACATCATGTGTTTGTATTGCCATTGCAACAATGATGATCAGTCACGTCTGATCATTTGTATTTCAGAATTTGTACGTGCTACAGAAGGTAGGAGCAGAGAAGGTGCAGTGGACGCATCATTTCATCCAAAGAGGTTTTGAAGGTGGGTAAAAATAGCCTTACATACAATACCAGTATCGCCGTAGACAACCATTCCAGTCCTGATTATTGTCCCTGTGTCTTTCAGCCCTGGAGCCCATTCTGAAAGGGACAGCTGGCAAGTACTGTGTAGGGGACGAGGTGAGGGGACACTCATCACATCAAAACACCGTAGACCTCTCTTCAAGTTTAGGAATTCCTGAACTAACCATGTTTACCTTTTAGATTTCCATGGCAGACATCTGTCTCGTTCCTCAAGTCTATAATGCTGAACGGTAAGGCAACCAGTCATTCAGAATTGTTACAAAAGAACACCACAGTATGAGACAGATTCACTGAACATACAACCCACATGACTTGTACATTTGCCCAACAGGTTCAAAGTGGATGTTGATCAGTTCCCAACTATCAAAAGGCTAAACCAAACCTTACTGAAGGTGGGTGCTTTCAAAGAGAGTCATCCGTCCTGCCAACTAGACACACCTGCTGAAATATGTACATGAGAACACCTCTGATGTCTAAGGGAGCCAGTAGTGCCACCATCATTGAATGCTTCTATAAAATACCTTTGTCTTATTTAATGAGATTGAAACCAAAGACGATCTATTACTTGTATGATGAAGTTTTGTTATTTTAATACTCATATTCACCCTCTGAGAAACAGTACATTCACCAATCTACACAAATTATGCCAATGCTGACCAAAGTGGATTTGTTAAGGGAAGCAATACAAAATGTAAAAACATTAACAAATAGTGATGTATTAaatcaattaaaaaaaaacatttactgtATAAATTCCAAAGTACCATACTAGCCCTCCGTTGATCCTTCATGTTACTGAGTTTAAGGAAAGTGAAAATGACTATCTGCACTTTGTTAAATAATTGGTTTTGTAAAAAAGCTGAAGTTCAGCTTACTTAAATTCAAATAAAACAGAATTGATTTCAGCTCTACCATGTGATAACACACATTGAtgagaaaatatttaaaaacagaAGAGATTGCTTGTCAGATCTGATGTGTATACCATATTCTCAATGGGAAAAATGCCACATAAAACAAATGGGTCACGACCCATAATGTGAAACACCACAATGGAATAAAAGGCATCACTTGCACCATAACTAACAATCAGCGCCCCCACCAGGAAAAAAAAGCTGATCAGATAAGACTACAGCACAGAACAAACAAAGGGGCATTAAGCAGCCACAATAAAACTGAAGACTTGATGAAATCTAAGCCTAATGTAACAGAGCCTTTACGCAGAACAGAAAATACCAAGGACTCAAAAAGTCCCTGTACGAGTTCCGCCCATGGCACAATCATATTATTTAGAATGTGTAAACCAGATACAGGGATAAAAAGTCCATTTATTTTCCTTATTTCCCAATAAGGTTGTTATCATCTCCCCTAAGATCCAGTCTCTTATTCTACAGGGATCTCCACTGTGCACTTCACTGTGTTATTGTAGAAGGTCCCAGCGCAGTCAGAGCCCCCAAACACCAAGAGGGTGCAGTGGATGTTGGCATACTCCCGCTTCTTCTGTTTATCAGCATCTGAGATGACAGAGCCTCCCAGATTGATCACACTGTGTCCGGCACGAGGCCTGGCGCAGAGCAGAGGGGAGACCACTGAATGCCACATACTGGTGTCTGAAAAGAACCATGGCAGGCATTTTTAttcagagagaggctgaaagaggctGGATTACCATCAACTTTCTTGAAAAAAAAATGATAGGCATTGGTGAGTGCGTACCCGTGTTGAAGATATGAACGTCCTGCAGGGCTCCAACAGCACTGCAACCGCCACTGACCAGCATCCTGTTGTCGGATACTGGCAGTGCTGCATGATATCTGACCACAATGATGATAGGGCAACGTTAACTTAGTAAAAAGGAATTTCTACACCAATATACATCCTTGTTGTTTACAGATACTAAGCAATAAATATCAGATTAAACAAATGGCATAGAATTAAATGGTCGCAATATTGGTCTGTGTGACAATATAGAAATTTTTCTTCACGGCAAGTACTTGATATATCCTAGATATATGAAATACGAAAAATGTCAGATGGGCATTGTGTTCATATTTTACAAGGTTTGATTTGTATATGTTCTCACCCTCGAGGCAGTGGTGGCATGTTCTCATATTTCACAGCTGTGTACTCCATGAAGCCTTTTGTCAAAAATTAAGAAAATTACATTTGAAGATCATGGCAACTAGCTTTATATATAGAGTACTCCACATTACCCCTGTCAGTGCCTTACCGAGATCCAAAATGTGGAGGTCGTTTAGGTAGGTTGCAGTCTTCCTGCCACCAAAAATTAGCAACTGGTTGGACAAAAGCGTGGTTGTGTGCCTGTAATGTAAACACAATGTGTTTATTAAATAAGCATGGTCGTCCTGTAATGGTTAGATACAGTAAGTTAAATATTCTAATAGCCCAATGCCTTGTCTACAGAAATATAAATCAAGGAACACTGACCCAAACCTAGGTAGAGGTCGGTCCCCCTCGACGATGGGTTGGTACCAGAGCTCAAACTCTGGATTAAAAATGTACAGAGCATTACTGCAGACCTTGCCTCCAGGACAGCGGCTTGGGTGAACCCCCCCAAAAACAAAGAGCTCTTTCTTATAGATAGTTGCAGAGTGGTAGGCCAACATGGGGATATCACCTCTTGCCTAGAGTACGAATTTCCACAAGAGAGAAAATCAAACTTTTCATTTGAAGGTCCTTAAGGTCAATTAAACTATAAAGTGACAAGTGGCTCTGGACAGGACACTCACTGTGACAAGCTTCCACTTCCAGGTTAGAGTGTTGAGGATATAGAGGTTGCTGTAGCGCTGGTCCTCTCTCAGGCCTCCGTACACGTAGACGACCTTGGAATCAGGGTCATAGGTTGCAGAGTGGCCATGGGCACACGGTGGGACAGGTCCAGAGGTGGGGGAGTTCATTGGGAACCAAAAATCGTTGTCTTGAGAAGATAATGTTGACAATCAATTTGATCAATTAAATGTGTGCTGGGCATTTCAAGATGACAGGTAACAGATGTTTACATTTTGGCTCCA is from Oncorhynchus masou masou isolate Uvic2021 chromosome 32, UVic_Omas_1.1, whole genome shotgun sequence and encodes:
- the LOC135526962 gene encoding maleylacetoacetate isomerase-like isoform X1 produces the protein MHNKVIVCLLFLAYLPLITCNASLTLVSQRSSCSWRVRIAFALKGIELGPSPSQSYQRWGSAEQYKGLNPMQQVPAVQIDGITLSQSLAVIQYIEETRTGHRLLPADPKKRAQVRMISDLITSGIQPVQNLYVLQKVGAEKVQWTHHFIQRGFEALEPILKGTAGKYCVGDEISMADICLVPQVYNAERFKVDVDQFPTIKRLNQTLLKVGAFKESHPSCQLDTPAEICT
- the LOC135526962 gene encoding maleylacetoacetate isomerase-like isoform X2; this encodes MQQVPAVQIDGITLSQSLAVIQYIEETRTGHRLLPADPKKRAQVRMISDLITSGIQPVQNLYVLQKVGAEKVQWTHHFIQRGFEALEPILKGTAGKYCVGDEISMADICLVPQVYNAERFKVDVDQFPTIKRLNQTLLKVGAFKESHPSCQLDTPAEICT
- the LOC135527183 gene encoding uncharacterized protein LOC135527183, whose amino-acid sequence is MGRLHFFVLWSLNDAPRQFISKSNRQCHQVHVPLPLPKQLVVFSVGEWRFLSSETTISVDVLVSQDVRPQRIGTLSDQTRCLTWEGDWNADLVQEATEKGRRGVYGKILLTVCGENEASFISNTPRVPRKHSSPFEHNSNLSHTLLNTSGSQRDKTPRRTVIGKRGRIAWSPEIIPQEDTGRASSPKKIKLSRENSVEKTGMKKTTCRAVCPSKRWSHTMCLSDPETAIVIGGEASDQTHCKDSLWKLEIDNDFWFPMNSPTSGPVPPCAHGHSATYDPDSKVVYVYGGLREDQRYSNLYILNTLTWKWKLVTARGDIPMLAYHSATIYKKELFVFGGVHPSRCPGGKVCSNALYIFNPEFELWYQPIVEGDRPLPRFGHTTTLLSNQLLIFGGRKTATYLNDLHILDLGFMEYTAVKYENMPPLPRGYHAALPVSDNRMLVSGGCSAVGALQDVHIFNTDTSMWHSVVSPLLCARPRAGHSVINLGGSVISDADKQKKREYANIHCTLLVFGGSDCAGTFYNNTVKCTVEIPVE